The Emys orbicularis isolate rEmyOrb1 chromosome 14, rEmyOrb1.hap1, whole genome shotgun sequence genome includes a region encoding these proteins:
- the LOC135888986 gene encoding cell surface A33 antigen-like, with protein sequence MALATEVVESPSLEIFKSRLDKHVLWMVWIILSPAMRAAENTAAVFGVNQTPPFIRAMEGSEFTIECTFNTSNNSIKWFVEWNKTRNHVTEKVSNGTDRIVSSEVKEKRSLSLTVKKADVTDSGTYVCGVGSKHGTLPGNGTQVTIDEITDLMVNQTPTSVSDFKGSELTMKCTFKTVNNHCTMYVRWYNYGTEGLKKELVNDSDVITTLHLDNGFASLTLKNVNSSNTGIYVCEVGITARNLSGNGTGTQVTIKKPLQSRSEAEMNQMETSSPPPADEVTYVDLNSHKRDAKAEEEVVYTEVKIRPKQRDDNDIYAKVNPLHR encoded by the exons ATGGCCTTGGCcac ggaggttgtggaatctccatcactggagatttttaagagcaggttggacaaacacgtgTTATggatggtctggataatacttagtcctgccatga GAGCTGCAGAAAATACTGCTGCTGTCTTTGGGGTGAATCAGACACCCCCTTTTATCCGTGCAATGGAAGGGTCAGAGTTCACCATCGAGTGTACATTCAACACAAGCAATAACTCTATCAAGTGGTTTGTTGAATGGAATAAAACCAGAAACCATGTAACAGAAAAGGTGTCCAATGGAACAGATCGAATCGTATCATCAGAAGTTAAAGAAAAGAGGTCTCTTTCTCTCACTGTGAAGAAAGCTGATGTCACTGATTCTGGAACCTACGTGTGTGGGGTTGGGAGTAAACATGGGACATTgcctgggaatggaacccaagtgACCATCGATG AAATTACCGACCTGATGGTGAATCAAACCCCAACCAGTGTCAGTGATTTCAAAGGCTCAGAACTTACCATGAAGTGTACATTCAAGACAGTCAATAACCACTGCACCATGTATGTGCGATGGTATAACTATGGGACTGAGGGACTAAAGAAAGAGCTGGTGAATGACAGCGATGTGATCACAACCCTGCATTTGGACAATGGGTTTGCCTCTCTCACTTTGAAGAATGTGAATTCATCTAATACAGGAATCTACGTGTGTGAGGTGGGGATCACAGCAAGGAACCTCTCTGGGAATGGAACAGGAACCCAAGTGACCATCAAGA aaccaCTTCAAAGCAGGTCAGAGGCAGAGATGAATCAGATGGAGACG TCTTCTCCACCACCAGCTGATGAGGTGACTTACGTTGACTTGAACTCCCACAAAAGGGACGCAAAAGCGGAGGAAGAGGTTGTTTACACGGAAGTGAAGATACGGCCAAAACAGAGAGATGACAATGACATCTATGCAAAAGTCAACCCTCTTCATCGCTAG